A DNA window from Shewanella baltica contains the following coding sequences:
- a CDS encoding SpoVR family protein: MGITKSTPWTPLSDGPDWSFELLQDYLKEIERVAALYKLSTYPNQIEVITAEQMMDAYAGIGMPIGYTHWSFGKRFIETEQGYKRGQMGLAYEIVINSNPCIAYLMEENTITMQALVIAHACFGHNSFFKNNYLFKTWTDASSIIDYLVFAKNYISDCEQKHGVAQVESVIDSCHALMNYGVDRYKRPSEISFREEQARQKDREAYLQSQVNDLWRTIPTQQHEQSQLKKRRFPAEPQENILYFIEKNAPLLEPWQREIIRIVRKMAQYFYPQKQTQVMNEGWATFWHYTILNHLYDDGVVTDRFMIEFLQSHTGVVAQPDYNSRYYSGINPYALGFAMFTDIRRICENPTDEDKAWFPDIAGSNWIETLHFAMQNFKDESFISQYLSPKVIRQFKLFGIHDDEKRNYLSVSAIHDEQGYQDIRQLLSQQYNLSNIEPNIQVHNVEVNGDRSLTLRYVPNNDIPLASSHKEVLKHLHRLWGFTVTLEQKNEDASVTVLASCPEAAKPE; the protein is encoded by the coding sequence ATGGGGATAACTAAATCAACACCTTGGACACCACTGAGCGATGGTCCTGACTGGAGCTTCGAGCTACTGCAGGACTACCTCAAGGAAATTGAACGGGTAGCAGCACTGTATAAGCTCAGCACTTACCCAAATCAAATTGAAGTCATCACCGCTGAGCAGATGATGGATGCTTATGCGGGCATAGGTATGCCCATTGGTTACACCCATTGGTCCTTTGGCAAACGTTTTATCGAAACCGAGCAAGGTTACAAGCGCGGCCAAATGGGGCTTGCCTACGAAATTGTGATTAATTCTAACCCCTGTATTGCCTACCTTATGGAGGAAAACACCATCACAATGCAGGCTCTGGTGATCGCCCACGCCTGTTTCGGACATAATAGCTTTTTTAAAAACAACTACTTATTTAAGACATGGACAGATGCCAGCTCGATTATTGACTACCTTGTTTTTGCTAAAAACTACATCAGTGATTGCGAACAAAAACATGGCGTTGCACAGGTCGAAAGCGTCATCGACTCCTGCCATGCGCTAATGAACTATGGTGTCGATCGCTATAAACGCCCCTCAGAAATTTCATTCCGAGAAGAACAAGCAAGACAAAAAGATCGCGAGGCGTACCTTCAAAGCCAAGTGAATGATTTATGGCGCACGATTCCTACCCAGCAACATGAACAGTCTCAATTGAAGAAACGTCGTTTCCCCGCAGAACCGCAGGAAAACATCTTATATTTCATCGAGAAAAATGCCCCTTTACTGGAACCATGGCAAAGGGAAATTATCCGCATTGTACGTAAAATGGCGCAATATTTTTACCCGCAAAAACAAACTCAAGTAATGAATGAAGGCTGGGCCACCTTCTGGCACTACACTATTTTGAATCACTTGTATGATGATGGCGTGGTCACTGACCGCTTCATGATCGAGTTTTTGCAAAGCCATACGGGCGTGGTTGCCCAACCCGACTACAACAGTCGCTATTACAGTGGCATCAATCCCTATGCTTTAGGCTTTGCGATGTTTACTGACATTCGTCGAATTTGTGAAAATCCGACCGATGAAGATAAAGCCTGGTTTCCCGACATTGCCGGCAGCAATTGGATTGAAACCTTACACTTTGCAATGCAGAACTTTAAAGACGAAAGTTTTATTAGCCAATATCTTTCACCTAAAGTCATCCGCCAATTTAAGTTGTTTGGTATCCATGATGATGAGAAACGCAATTATCTGTCTGTATCGGCAATTCATGATGAACAAGGTTATCAAGATATTCGCCAGTTATTATCGCAGCAATATAACTTGTCGAATATTGAGCCGAATATCCAAGTGCATAATGTGGAGGTCAACGGTGATAGATCCTTGACCTTACGTTATGTGCCGAATAACGATATTCCCTTAGCCAGCAGCCATAAAGAAGTATTAAAGCATTTACATAGATTATGGGGTTTCACTGTCACCTTAGAGCAAAAAAATGAGGATGCGAGTGTAACAGTATTAGCATCCTGCCCTGAAGCGGCTAAACCAGAATAA
- the fadR gene encoding fatty acid metabolism transcriptional regulator FadR — MIINAKGPASFAEKYIVRSIWDNKFPPGSILPAERELSELIGVTRTTLREVLQRLARDGWLKIQHGKPTRVNNFWETSGLNILETIADLNPEGFPVLVDQLLSARTNVSAIYFRGALRYNPDTAVDVLAKIHQLEDTAESYAEFDYLLHHTLAFSSGNPLYVLILNGFKGLYSRVGRYYFTSSDARLLALNFYKELELLAQAKNYLDVPALMRTYGMNSGKMWLQLRDDMPASIAQDN, encoded by the coding sequence ATGATTATCAATGCCAAAGGACCTGCAAGTTTTGCAGAGAAGTATATTGTGAGATCCATTTGGGATAATAAATTTCCTCCAGGGTCCATTTTACCGGCTGAACGTGAGCTTTCGGAATTGATAGGTGTGACTCGCACCACTCTGCGTGAAGTGCTACAGCGCTTGGCCCGTGACGGTTGGTTGAAAATCCAACACGGTAAACCAACGCGAGTGAATAACTTCTGGGAAACCTCAGGCTTAAACATTCTAGAGACGATTGCCGATCTCAATCCCGAAGGATTTCCGGTATTGGTTGACCAACTCTTGTCAGCTCGTACTAACGTCAGCGCTATCTATTTCCGTGGTGCCCTGCGTTATAACCCAGATACAGCTGTGGATGTGCTCGCCAAAATTCACCAACTTGAAGATACGGCTGAATCCTATGCCGAATTTGACTATTTATTGCATCACACCTTAGCTTTTTCCTCTGGGAATCCACTTTACGTATTGATATTAAATGGATTTAAGGGATTGTATAGCCGAGTTGGTCGCTATTATTTTACTAGTTCCGATGCGCGTTTATTGGCTTTGAACTTTTACAAAGAGTTAGAGCTACTGGCTCAGGCGAAAAATTATCTCGACGTCCCTGCGCTGATGCGCACCTACGGCATGAACAGCGGTAAGATGTGGTTACAATTACGCGATGATATGCCCGCGTCTATCGCACAGGATAATTAA
- the nhaB gene encoding sodium/proton antiporter NhaB: MPATMSQAFIGNFLGNSPKWYKTAILSFLIINPLLFFYVDPFVAGWVLVLEFIFTLAMALKCYPLQPGGLLAIEAVAIGMTSASQVLHEIEANLEVLLLLVFMVAGIYFMKQLLLFGFTKIITKVRSKVLVSLMFCLASAFLSAFLDALTVIAVIIAVAVGFYSIYHKVASGKDFGADHDHTSEGKNAAGEDLLNEEELGAFRGFLRNLLMHAGVGTALGGVCTMVGEPQNLIIAAQANWQFGEFAVRMSPVTVPVLISGILTCYLVEKFGIFGYGAKLPTAVHRILCEYAAHEDARRTNKDNMKLIVQALVGVWLIAGLALHLASVGLIGLSVIILTTAFNGVTDEHALGKAFEEALPFTALLAVFFAVVGVIIDQHLFAPVIQWALGYEGNTQLVIFYIANGLLSMVSDNVFVGTVYINEVKAALINGQITRDQFDLLAVAINTGTNLPSVATPNGQAAFLFLLTSALAPLIRLSYGRMVWMALPYTIVLSIVGVMAIQTGFLEQATQYFYDSHTIIHHSAKEVLGTVSGH; encoded by the coding sequence ATGCCGGCGACAATGAGTCAGGCGTTTATTGGGAACTTCTTAGGAAATTCTCCTAAGTGGTACAAAACCGCAATACTGTCATTTTTAATTATCAATCCACTACTCTTTTTCTATGTCGACCCCTTTGTGGCCGGCTGGGTATTGGTGCTTGAATTTATTTTTACCTTAGCAATGGCATTAAAATGTTATCCATTACAGCCTGGCGGATTATTAGCAATTGAAGCTGTCGCAATTGGCATGACATCGGCAAGCCAAGTCTTACATGAAATAGAAGCCAACCTAGAAGTATTATTACTCTTGGTGTTTATGGTCGCTGGTATTTATTTCATGAAGCAATTGCTGCTATTTGGCTTCACGAAAATTATTACCAAAGTGCGTTCTAAAGTTTTAGTGTCACTAATGTTTTGTTTGGCATCGGCGTTTTTATCTGCCTTCTTAGATGCGTTAACGGTTATTGCCGTGATTATCGCGGTCGCTGTGGGTTTCTATTCTATTTACCACAAGGTCGCTTCTGGAAAAGATTTCGGCGCCGATCACGATCATACCTCCGAAGGTAAAAACGCTGCGGGTGAAGATCTGTTAAACGAAGAAGAACTCGGTGCATTCCGTGGCTTCCTGCGTAATCTGTTAATGCATGCGGGTGTCGGTACTGCACTCGGCGGTGTATGTACTATGGTGGGCGAACCTCAAAACTTGATTATTGCCGCACAGGCCAATTGGCAGTTTGGTGAATTCGCCGTACGTATGTCACCAGTTACAGTCCCTGTATTGATTTCTGGTATCTTAACCTGCTACTTAGTTGAAAAGTTTGGTATTTTTGGTTACGGCGCTAAGTTGCCAACGGCCGTTCATCGGATCTTATGTGAATATGCCGCCCATGAAGATGCGCGCCGTACCAACAAAGACAACATGAAGTTAATCGTCCAAGCGCTAGTGGGTGTCTGGTTGATCGCAGGTCTTGCCTTGCACTTGGCTTCAGTGGGCTTAATTGGTCTTTCTGTGATTATTTTAACCACAGCCTTTAATGGCGTCACCGATGAGCATGCCCTTGGTAAAGCCTTTGAAGAGGCACTACCTTTTACCGCATTATTAGCGGTGTTCTTTGCGGTTGTTGGCGTGATTATCGATCAACACTTATTCGCCCCCGTTATCCAATGGGCACTGGGTTATGAAGGCAATACCCAATTAGTGATTTTCTATATCGCCAACGGATTATTGTCTATGGTGAGTGATAACGTGTTCGTCGGTACTGTGTATATCAACGAAGTGAAGGCGGCATTAATTAACGGCCAAATCACCCGTGATCAATTCGACTTACTGGCCGTTGCGATTAATACCGGAACTAACTTACCTTCGGTGGCGACACCTAATGGTCAAGCGGCGTTCTTGTTCTTACTGACGTCAGCCTTAGCACCGCTGATCCGCTTATCCTATGGCAGAATGGTATGGATGGCATTGCCCTACACTATCGTGCTATCCATTGTGGGCGTTATGGCGATCCAAACGGGATTCTTAGAACAAGCCACTCAATATTTCTATGATTCCCATACAATCATCCATCACAGTGCAAAAGAAGTGTTGGGCACAGTGTCCGGACATTAA
- the dsbB gene encoding disulfide bond formation protein DsbB — protein sequence MTVITRFAHSRSSWFILAGTALGLELSALYFQHIMKLDPCVMCIYQRLAVFGLLAAGIIGMTAPKYRIVRILAAIVWAVSATWGLKLALSLVDMQTNPSPFSTCSFLPEFPAWMPLHEWFPSIMMPTGMCTDVPWVFMGVTMAEWMVVAFSGFLVAWLLFIVPILSGSNKPSLYK from the coding sequence TTGACTGTTATTACTCGCTTTGCCCATTCCCGTTCATCTTGGTTTATTCTCGCAGGCACAGCCCTAGGCTTAGAGTTAAGCGCACTGTATTTTCAACATATAATGAAACTCGACCCCTGTGTTATGTGTATTTATCAAAGACTTGCTGTCTTTGGTTTATTAGCGGCCGGCATTATCGGCATGACGGCGCCAAAATATCGAATCGTGAGGATTCTCGCGGCCATTGTTTGGGCAGTCAGTGCGACTTGGGGATTAAAGCTAGCGCTATCGCTGGTAGACATGCAAACCAACCCATCGCCTTTCTCAACGTGTTCATTCTTACCTGAATTCCCAGCTTGGATGCCATTACACGAATGGTTCCCTTCCATTATGATGCCTACTGGCATGTGTACTGATGTGCCTTGGGTCTTTATGGGTGTGACAATGGCCGAATGGATGGTAGTCGCTTTCAGTGGCTTCCTAGTGGCTTGGTTACTCTTTATTGTGCCTATCTTGAGTGGTTCAAATAAACCTTCTCTTTATAAGTAA
- a CDS encoding PAS domain-containing protein, whose protein sequence is MGKSSTSEPHTALTQWQNSLPFKFSLIQLVIAAILICSTAWVILSIQRQQVLDQQAVLNQNYGQLIIAKLQEMTSQVETVVGSISSIAKLYRYDHEQLVKTIPSLLTLDNQQRIISGGGVWPEPGAFNQQKFRDSLFWAHNVNDELVAIDSYNKDTFPSYHTEEWYRPTRYFPAGKIFWSKSYFDPTTHESMITASGAMWMDHQFIGAATVDISLEKLNALLRNAMVDVRGYVIALDHQNQVLAYPHGNHNLQHQANTSHTFVTFNHLVDQQPDFSPIEAALHNADKAFIEEAVAERVFTQEQMQHLTRLSHQDERDMLAAIVNNNALNYFTTPKLLTSVTLAHDPILKTASLVSVFLMPNTYWKVLVVTPISPLQDTAKHLVEKVGIYLVFIQLLGLILLFLLQHRLFITPIIEIVQALKRNDSASIELKAKDSHDEIGLLAKTFLSRTQQLEVAMASLDASNLALEQQLQSQNLFQLELKRHKEQLRALLKFSQNLIYVKDLHGKYILVNDKYCEILGIERRRIIGASDFEVFPSQFAHEYQQNDRRVLHNNEAINFEEAIPSPLGNLIYIVTKFKIKDDDDTVIAVGAIAFDITLKKIKEQEQDKLLLGQVETLNHLQEQVRLINQHNNELYQEQEALTKMLEKHHQLNLSREQSQQLMQNFLAEMMTQIMHEQDQLLAKVCQLQQTDEANYRTQITEIMVTQAEKLRHIAQLLTNHQNDIRPLHLAQFMRHLLGLLKVQLAKANVEIVLDCEENIIIDGPAWQYLQLFYRLITNTLNHAFKTHNEQREITIAIDKSNDVLQISIIDNGIGMTEAQLTQLRQELEQELCLGTLTCINLWLKNDLNGSLTISSLLNQGTHIQCHWPLSTSLASQ, encoded by the coding sequence ATGGGAAAAAGTTCGACTTCTGAGCCACACACTGCCTTAACCCAATGGCAAAACAGTTTGCCGTTCAAATTTAGCCTTATCCAACTCGTCATTGCCGCTATTTTGATTTGCAGCACAGCTTGGGTGATTCTGAGTATTCAGCGTCAACAAGTGCTTGATCAACAAGCCGTGTTAAACCAAAACTATGGCCAGTTAATCATCGCCAAACTGCAGGAAATGACTTCACAGGTCGAAACCGTTGTCGGCTCCATTTCCAGTATTGCAAAACTTTATCGCTATGATCATGAGCAACTGGTGAAAACCATACCCAGCTTGCTGACGCTCGATAACCAACAGCGCATCATCTCTGGCGGTGGTGTCTGGCCGGAACCCGGCGCGTTTAATCAGCAAAAATTCCGGGATAGCCTATTCTGGGCCCACAATGTAAACGACGAGTTAGTCGCGATTGATAGCTATAACAAGGACACGTTTCCTAGTTATCACACCGAAGAATGGTATCGCCCGACACGCTATTTCCCTGCGGGCAAAATTTTCTGGTCTAAATCTTATTTCGATCCCACCACCCATGAGTCCATGATCACGGCCTCTGGTGCTATGTGGATGGACCATCAGTTTATTGGTGCCGCCACTGTGGATATCAGCTTAGAAAAGCTCAATGCCCTACTACGCAATGCTATGGTCGATGTCAGGGGTTATGTCATTGCCTTAGATCATCAAAATCAAGTACTCGCCTATCCCCATGGCAATCATAATCTTCAGCATCAAGCCAATACCAGCCACACCTTTGTCACTTTTAATCATCTCGTTGACCAGCAGCCAGACTTCAGCCCCATCGAAGCGGCATTACACAATGCGGATAAAGCCTTTATCGAAGAAGCCGTGGCCGAGCGCGTATTTACCCAGGAACAGATGCAGCATTTGACTCGGCTAAGTCATCAAGATGAGCGCGACATGTTAGCCGCCATCGTCAATAACAATGCCTTAAACTATTTCACCACCCCAAAATTACTGACCTCAGTGACCTTAGCCCATGATCCCATTTTGAAAACGGCGTCCCTGGTTTCGGTATTTTTGATGCCAAATACTTATTGGAAAGTGTTAGTTGTCACCCCAATTTCGCCACTGCAAGATACCGCCAAACACTTAGTTGAAAAGGTTGGTATTTATTTAGTGTTCATCCAGCTTTTAGGCTTGATCCTGTTATTCTTGCTCCAACACCGGCTGTTTATTACCCCAATTATTGAAATCGTCCAAGCCTTAAAGCGTAATGATTCCGCATCAATTGAACTTAAAGCCAAAGACAGTCACGACGAAATTGGCTTATTAGCCAAGACATTCCTGTCGCGCACTCAACAACTTGAAGTCGCCATGGCGAGTTTAGATGCCAGTAATCTTGCCCTAGAGCAACAATTGCAGAGTCAGAACCTATTCCAACTTGAATTAAAGCGCCATAAGGAACAACTAAGGGCTTTGCTGAAATTTTCCCAAAACCTTATCTATGTCAAAGATCTGCACGGTAAATATATTCTGGTGAATGACAAGTATTGTGAAATTTTAGGCATAGAACGCAGACGCATTATTGGCGCCTCGGATTTTGAGGTATTTCCCAGCCAATTTGCCCACGAGTATCAACAGAACGATCGGCGCGTACTGCACAATAACGAAGCCATTAATTTTGAAGAGGCCATCCCCTCGCCACTGGGGAATCTTATTTATATCGTGACCAAATTTAAGATAAAAGATGATGACGATACTGTGATTGCGGTCGGCGCTATCGCCTTTGATATCACGTTGAAAAAGATTAAAGAGCAAGAACAGGATAAATTACTCTTAGGGCAAGTCGAGACGCTCAATCATCTACAAGAGCAAGTTCGCCTTATCAATCAACATAATAATGAGCTTTACCAAGAGCAAGAAGCATTAACTAAAATGCTTGAGAAGCATCATCAACTCAATCTCAGCCGTGAACAAAGCCAACAGCTAATGCAAAACTTCTTAGCTGAAATGATGACGCAGATCATGCATGAGCAAGATCAGCTACTCGCTAAAGTTTGCCAACTGCAGCAAACGGACGAGGCAAATTACAGAACTCAGATCACCGAAATCATGGTAACTCAGGCAGAGAAATTGCGGCATATTGCCCAGCTGCTAACCAATCATCAAAACGATATTCGTCCATTACATCTGGCGCAATTTATGCGCCATCTCTTAGGTTTGTTAAAAGTGCAATTAGCGAAAGCAAACGTAGAGATAGTGCTCGATTGCGAGGAAAACATCATCATCGATGGCCCTGCTTGGCAATATCTGCAACTCTTCTATCGCTTAATTACTAACACTTTGAATCATGCTTTTAAGACTCACAACGAACAGCGTGAAATCACCATCGCCATCGACAAATCGAACGACGTGCTGCAGATCAGTATTATCGATAATGGAATTGGTATGACGGAGGCGCAGCTCACGCAATTGCGACAGGAACTGGAGCAAGAACTCTGCCTCGGAACCTTAACCTGTATCAATCTGTGGCTCAAAAACGATCTTAATGGCAGCCTGACCATAAGCAGCCTGTTAAACCAAGGCACACACATACAATGTCATTGGCCGCTTAGTACAAGCTTAGCGTCGCAATAA
- a CDS encoding STAS/SEC14 domain-containing protein, producing MLTISSGHAHDILAVVASGRVNHEDVEGYLVPAIEAKLQDHASIRLWYEFSPEFEGISVAALWDDAVLGLFHLSDFSRVVMIANQAQTSAMVNALACMLPCPVKVFAADEQTQAKAWLDQ from the coding sequence ATGCTAACGATCTCTTCGGGCCATGCCCATGACATATTAGCAGTCGTCGCATCTGGTCGTGTTAACCATGAGGATGTTGAAGGCTATCTAGTTCCCGCCATTGAAGCTAAGCTGCAAGATCACGCCAGTATTCGCCTCTGGTACGAGTTTTCCCCTGAATTTGAAGGCATATCCGTCGCTGCCCTGTGGGACGATGCAGTACTCGGCTTATTTCACTTAAGTGATTTCTCAAGAGTGGTGATGATTGCTAACCAAGCTCAAACAAGCGCTATGGTCAATGCGCTTGCCTGCATGCTGCCGTGCCCTGTAAAGGTATTTGCTGCCGATGAGCAAACCCAAGCAAAAGCATGGCTTGATCAGTAA
- a CDS encoding DUF3802 family protein — protein sequence MVTDKDGYMHLVQYLTEHLGLFETPNSEVISDDTVMELFEEQLSAQIIMVCGQNPSLSFTQRNMIIREVDAIVYDLEEILASVANHKATPAQTLFITEFSGLIKNLFDQEIAKQQVSA from the coding sequence ATGGTCACAGATAAAGATGGTTACATGCATTTGGTCCAGTATTTAACTGAACATCTTGGCTTATTTGAAACACCAAATTCTGAGGTGATTTCAGACGATACTGTGATGGAATTATTTGAAGAGCAATTGTCGGCGCAGATCATTATGGTGTGTGGTCAAAATCCGTCATTGTCTTTCACGCAGCGCAACATGATTATCCGCGAAGTGGATGCGATAGTATATGATTTAGAAGAGATTTTAGCTTCGGTTGCCAATCATAAAGCCACGCCCGCGCAGACGTTATTTATTACCGAGTTTTCCGGTTTAATTAAGAATTTGTTCGATCAAGAAATCGCTAAACAGCAAGTCAGCGCCTAG
- a CDS encoding YceI family protein has product MKKWMGIVALSAMASFSCAAQWQVMDQDSRVSFISVKKGDIGEVHHFKQLKGTLKEDGQFELTIPLIGVATGIDVRDERMQNLLFEVSLYPELKLSSQVDIKMLKDLGVGETKVVDIDGKIALHGKSQTKTFSVIITKVSDNKLLVNSFQPIIVNANEFDLVAGIDKLREIAGLSSISQAVPVSFVLTLTQ; this is encoded by the coding sequence ATGAAAAAATGGATGGGAATTGTCGCCTTATCGGCTATGGCCAGTTTTAGCTGCGCCGCGCAATGGCAAGTGATGGATCAAGATTCGCGAGTCAGTTTTATTTCGGTAAAGAAAGGTGACATTGGTGAAGTCCATCACTTTAAACAACTCAAAGGTACGCTAAAAGAGGATGGTCAATTCGAATTAACCATTCCGTTAATTGGCGTCGCCACAGGTATTGATGTCCGTGATGAGCGGATGCAGAACTTATTGTTCGAAGTGTCTTTATATCCTGAGCTCAAATTGTCGTCTCAAGTTGACATTAAGATGCTAAAAGATCTTGGCGTTGGCGAGACTAAAGTTGTTGATATCGATGGTAAAATTGCATTGCATGGTAAATCGCAAACTAAGACTTTTTCGGTTATTATCACTAAAGTTTCTGATAACAAGCTGTTAGTGAACAGTTTTCAGCCGATAATTGTGAATGCTAATGAGTTTGATCTTGTCGCTGGGATTGATAAATTACGTGAAATTGCGGGTTTATCGAGTATTAGCCAAGCTGTTCCTGTGTCATTTGTACTAACCTTAACTCAGTAA
- a CDS encoding YaiI/YqxD family protein, protein MSDYKIWVDADACPNPIKEILFRAAERKALPLVLVANQMIRVPPSPYISQIRVGAGFDVADQYIVDHVEPTHLVITADIPLAALIIEKGALALNPRGELYTVDNIKQKLTMRDFMEDLRGSGVHTGGPDSFSQADKQAFANSLDKWLVRV, encoded by the coding sequence TTGAGTGATTATAAAATTTGGGTTGATGCGGACGCATGCCCTAATCCCATTAAAGAAATCCTGTTCCGCGCGGCGGAGCGTAAAGCTTTGCCGCTGGTGCTGGTGGCCAATCAAATGATCCGTGTACCGCCATCGCCCTATATCAGCCAAATTCGCGTTGGCGCGGGTTTTGATGTGGCGGATCAATACATTGTCGACCATGTCGAGCCGACGCATTTAGTGATCACCGCGGACATTCCCTTAGCGGCTTTAATCATCGAAAAGGGCGCCTTGGCACTCAATCCCCGCGGCGAGCTTTATACCGTCGATAACATAAAACAAAAGCTGACGATGCGCGATTTTATGGAAGATTTACGGGGCTCTGGCGTGCACACCGGCGGGCCGGATTCGTTTTCCCAAGCGGATAAACAGGCGTTTGCCAATAGCTTAGATAAATGGCTAGTTAGAGTATGA
- the pdxH gene encoding pyridoxamine 5'-phosphate oxidase, with protein sequence MTDLSDIRREYAKGGLRRADLPQNPMDLFELWMTQARDAELSDPTAMCVATVDEHGQPFQRIVLLKRFDDTGFVFFTNLGSRKAQQIAANNKVSLHFPWHPLERQVSVLGEAQALSTAEVLKYFMTRPKDSQIAAWVSQQSSKLSARQVLEGKFFEMKAKFAKGDVPLPSFWGGYLVRPSSIEFWQGGEHRLHDRFIYTRHDAEWEIDRLAP encoded by the coding sequence ATGACAGATCTGAGTGATATCCGCCGCGAGTATGCTAAAGGCGGCTTAAGACGTGCCGACTTACCGCAAAACCCGATGGACTTGTTTGAATTGTGGATGACGCAGGCGAGGGATGCGGAACTTAGCGATCCAACCGCCATGTGTGTGGCGACTGTGGATGAACACGGCCAACCTTTTCAACGGATAGTGTTACTTAAGCGTTTTGATGACACTGGCTTCGTGTTTTTTACCAACTTAGGCAGCCGCAAAGCCCAGCAGATAGCCGCCAATAATAAAGTCAGTTTGCATTTCCCTTGGCATCCTCTAGAGCGCCAAGTGTCTGTGCTCGGAGAAGCGCAGGCGCTGTCTACCGCCGAAGTGCTTAAATACTTTATGACCCGTCCTAAGGACAGTCAAATTGCCGCTTGGGTGTCGCAGCAGTCGAGTAAACTCAGCGCGAGACAAGTACTTGAAGGTAAATTCTTCGAAATGAAGGCTAAGTTCGCCAAGGGCGATGTGCCTTTACCCAGTTTTTGGGGCGGTTACTTAGTCAGACCTTCGAGTATCGAATTTTGGCAGGGTGGAGAACACAGGCTGCATGATCGTTTTATTTATACTCGCCATGATGCTGAGTGGGAAATCGATCGTTTAGCGCCATAA
- a CDS encoding adenosylmethionine decarboxylase, whose translation MFFEGSEKKLEIIAAASALNLRELDVSFWSALVNCAHAEILSQISNADCDAYLLSESSLFVWHDRFVMLTCGNSTLVDAACYFIDALGVSAMALVSYQRKNEYQAHLQASSFADDVGKLRQRIAGKAMRVGHLDSHHHYFFCSDSDYRAPKDDQTCELLMYHIRGELADYLNGGSQSKDEICAALELNDLLPEFEIDAHLFDPSGFSMNGLWGKYYATLHITPQSENACASSYVSFETNLDLAQYPQDLLGRLLALFSPVSWDTIGFNTYDSTQGFPAHLCLGRGSLTTEQGYDISFSHYQQLDAEVLIPEFM comes from the coding sequence ATGTTTTTTGAAGGCTCAGAAAAGAAACTTGAGATCATCGCGGCGGCGTCTGCGCTGAATTTACGCGAACTCGATGTGAGCTTTTGGTCAGCCTTAGTCAATTGTGCCCATGCCGAGATTTTGTCGCAGATAAGTAATGCTGATTGCGATGCCTACCTGTTGAGCGAATCCAGCTTATTCGTGTGGCACGACAGATTTGTCATGCTCACCTGCGGCAATAGCACTTTAGTGGACGCCGCCTGTTATTTTATCGATGCGCTTGGCGTATCTGCGATGGCGCTGGTGAGTTATCAGCGTAAAAACGAATACCAAGCCCACCTACAAGCCAGCAGTTTTGCCGATGATGTTGGCAAGTTGCGTCAGCGTATCGCGGGTAAGGCAATGAGAGTGGGGCATTTAGACAGTCACCATCATTATTTTTTCTGCTCTGACAGCGATTATCGAGCACCAAAGGATGATCAAACCTGTGAGCTGCTGATGTACCACATTCGTGGTGAATTGGCCGACTATCTTAATGGTGGCTCGCAAAGCAAAGATGAAATTTGCGCCGCACTCGAACTTAACGATTTACTCCCCGAATTTGAGATTGACGCCCATTTATTTGACCCCTCAGGTTTTTCGATGAATGGCCTCTGGGGCAAATATTATGCCACCTTGCATATCACGCCTCAAAGCGAGAATGCCTGCGCCAGTTCCTATGTGAGCTTTGAAACGAATCTTGATTTAGCCCAGTATCCGCAAGATCTCTTGGGGCGGCTATTAGCGCTGTTTTCTCCCGTCAGCTGGGACACTATCGGCTTTAATACCTATGACTCAACGCAGGGATTTCCTGCCCATTTATGCTTAGGGCGTGGCTCATTAACGACCGAGCAAGGTTATGACATTAGTTTTAGTCACTATCAGCAGCTTGATGCTGAAGTGCTGATCCCTGAATTCATGTAA